A portion of the Flavobacterium limnophilum genome contains these proteins:
- a CDS encoding efflux RND transporter periplasmic adaptor subunit, whose amino-acid sequence MKKKIIVITILLLLFASIGYVLSKNKKEIDQKNVAVDRTNIPVAVTVIKLEKQTVERNLEVPATVEPSKKANISAVTSGIITSLNIALGSKVNAGQVIGAVDTRQQQINLSDAKDALNKAQLDYQLNKELYEGNAGTGQSVKDAKRTLESARFKLSQLSQQIGDAKIKAPISGIIVTKAAEVGEYAGPGAAVATVVDVYNLKAVVFINEKDVYKLRTNQSAVISAEALEGKSFNGKVNFISPVSDENHNYRVELIVNNQSGVLKAGTYIKVNFNLGSESSVLQIPKIALVEGVKNPFVYIAKGDKAEVRKITVGREFGENVEVLGGLNEGDEVVVSGQINLTNNSKIEKRTTIK is encoded by the coding sequence ATGAAAAAGAAAATTATTGTTATAACCATTTTATTGCTGCTTTTTGCCTCTATTGGTTATGTTTTAAGTAAAAATAAAAAAGAAATTGACCAGAAAAACGTGGCTGTTGACCGCACTAATATTCCTGTGGCGGTAACGGTAATAAAACTGGAAAAACAAACTGTTGAAAGGAATCTTGAAGTGCCTGCAACAGTAGAGCCGTCAAAAAAAGCCAATATTTCGGCAGTTACATCAGGAATCATTACAAGTTTGAATATTGCGCTGGGTTCAAAGGTAAATGCCGGGCAGGTGATTGGAGCTGTTGACACTCGCCAGCAACAAATAAACCTGAGTGACGCAAAAGATGCCTTGAACAAGGCGCAACTGGATTATCAGTTAAACAAAGAACTTTATGAAGGGAATGCTGGTACGGGACAAAGCGTGAAAGATGCCAAACGAACCTTGGAGAGTGCCCGTTTTAAATTATCGCAGCTTAGCCAGCAAATAGGTGATGCCAAGATAAAAGCACCTATTTCGGGAATCATTGTTACCAAGGCGGCCGAAGTTGGAGAATATGCAGGTCCTGGAGCAGCTGTTGCAACGGTTGTGGATGTTTATAATTTAAAGGCGGTAGTATTCATCAATGAAAAGGATGTCTATAAATTGCGTACTAACCAGTCTGCTGTTATCTCGGCAGAAGCTCTTGAAGGAAAGAGTTTTAACGGGAAGGTAAACTTTATCTCCCCTGTAAGTGACGAAAACCATAATTATCGTGTGGAACTGATTGTAAATAATCAATCGGGAGTTCTAAAAGCGGGGACTTACATTAAAGTCAATTTCAATTTAGGCAGTGAAAGTTCGGTTTTACAAATCCCCAAAATCGCTCTAGTGGAAGGGGTAAAGAATCCTTTTGTTTATATCGCAAAAGGGGATAAGGCAGAAGTACGTAAAATTACGGTCGGTAGGGAGTTTGGAGAGAATGTTGAAGTATTGGGCGGTTTGAATGAAGGCGATGAAGTTGTTGTAAGCGGACAAATTAATTTGACAAACAATAGCAAAATAGAGAAAAGAACCACCATTAAATAA
- a CDS encoding TolC family protein: protein MNKKNGMMLFSCFLMGISLYAQKVVNLREAIDYSLKNHRSAVIYNNKIGIVANQKKDAVSGYLPQVNGSFGFDNNIKRQTTVFPGIMLGSPTDVEVQFGNKYTGLATLQLDQTIYDQALIYGIKAGIPTKLIAELNRDKNNEDLIYNTATSFFQILVLKEQQKLLVVNEKQYEELYRISKLRFDKGVGKKVDVDKVIVRLNDIKADLKQIELDINVAYNALRDAMALPLSDTFVVEENLNYGKYMEVQNDTLNIKELIGYKLQEQNIILQEIDLKRKRAAYLPTVDAFARAGEQAFGNDLDKVFNRWKDFSTVGLKVNIPIFSGGHRDSQIQISRLELDNAKQDFGQDVADFETKFENARRQLPEDVAKLNSNKTNMELAKSIYETNKFEYDKGTALMSDLMDTDFTYRQAESKYMSSLFNLVTNRLIYERAKGTIRSFVNQL, encoded by the coding sequence ATGAATAAAAAAAATGGTATGATGCTCTTTTCCTGCTTCCTGATGGGAATCTCATTATATGCACAGAAGGTTGTGAATTTAAGGGAGGCTATAGATTATAGTTTAAAAAATCACAGGAGTGCGGTGATTTACAACAACAAAATTGGAATTGTTGCAAACCAGAAAAAAGATGCTGTGTCGGGCTATCTTCCTCAGGTAAATGGTTCGTTTGGATTTGATAATAATATAAAAAGGCAAACAACAGTGTTTCCGGGTATTATGCTCGGGAGTCCAACTGATGTAGAGGTGCAGTTTGGAAACAAATATACGGGTTTGGCAACTTTGCAACTGGACCAGACCATATATGATCAAGCGTTGATTTACGGTATTAAAGCTGGAATTCCAACCAAATTAATTGCTGAACTTAACCGTGACAAGAACAACGAGGATTTGATTTATAACACGGCAACGTCTTTTTTCCAGATTCTGGTACTGAAAGAACAACAAAAACTCTTGGTGGTCAATGAAAAACAGTATGAAGAGTTGTATCGAATTTCTAAACTGCGTTTTGATAAAGGGGTTGGGAAGAAAGTGGATGTGGACAAAGTTATAGTGCGTCTTAATGATATTAAAGCCGACTTGAAGCAAATAGAGCTGGATATCAACGTTGCGTATAATGCTTTGAGGGATGCAATGGCATTGCCTCTTTCCGATACTTTTGTCGTGGAAGAGAATTTGAATTATGGCAAGTATATGGAAGTCCAAAATGATACTTTAAACATCAAGGAGCTCATAGGTTATAAACTACAGGAACAAAATATTATTCTGCAAGAAATTGATTTAAAGCGCAAACGCGCGGCTTATCTGCCTACTGTTGATGCTTTCGCAAGAGCAGGAGAACAGGCTTTTGGAAATGATCTAGACAAAGTTTTTAATCGATGGAAGGATTTTTCAACAGTTGGGCTAAAAGTAAATATTCCCATATTCAGTGGAGGACACCGAGATTCGCAAATACAGATAAGTCGTTTGGAACTGGACAATGCCAAGCAGGATTTTGGTCAGGATGTGGCTGATTTTGAAACAAAATTTGAAAACGCCAGAAGACAATTGCCCGAGGATGTCGCTAAACTAAACTCCAACAAAACCAATATGGAATTGGCCAAGAGTATCTACGAGACCAACAAATTCGAATACGACAAAGGTACGGCCTTGATGTCTGATTTGATGGATACGGATTTTACTTATAGACAAGCAGAATCAAAATATATGTCTTCACTGTTTAACTTGGTGACCAACCGTTTGATTTATGAAAGGGCGAAAGGAACCATTAGAAGTTTTGTTAATCAATTATAA
- a CDS encoding DUF2141 domain-containing protein, which yields MKVVLTFFLAALIGNANMKTYDLTITIPNIKNTNGGVHVSVYSSKNKASFTKIGQEFKVLDFKTEGANGKYVIKNLPEGEYAVAIYHDENGDKKCNTNMIGIPKEGYGFTRLDKIWSMPKFDDCKVLLNKNLSVPINLIY from the coding sequence ATGAAAGTTGTATTAACATTTTTTTTGGCTGCATTAATTGGTAATGCCAATATGAAAACTTACGATTTAACGATTACGATTCCCAATATTAAAAATACAAATGGGGGAGTCCACGTTTCGGTGTACAGCAGTAAAAACAAAGCCTCGTTTACCAAAATTGGCCAGGAATTCAAGGTTTTGGATTTCAAGACCGAAGGGGCAAACGGCAAGTATGTCATTAAAAATTTGCCGGAAGGAGAATATGCCGTTGCCATTTATCATGATGAAAACGGGGATAAAAAATGCAATACAAACATGATTGGCATCCCCAAAGAGGGATATGGTTTCACAAGGCTTGACAAAATTTGGTCAATGCCTAAATTTGATGATTGTAAAGTGCTTCTAAACAAGAATTTGTCGGTGCCCATCAATCTGATTTATTAG
- a CDS encoding helix-turn-helix domain-containing protein, which yields MDLILSYIGFSQSIFAIILILTKRPIKIASVILCVLLLVFALTFGFDILQNYDIVPTRRWFLSLGLRMMCAPLIYLYTKYITKDFSKFNPSDYLHILPSLSLILVFFILKLQPENNLISAELFYDKYKWLRMIYGWIFISLIVYYVVAALRIVIRFKKQIKDNYSFNSYKISLDWLLVMIVLFVFLILLIIISSVLYEQGKINTNVFIFRHILELFNVYALSIWGFHQKQLISGDVTDSDSESGVDIEESSSGKYVKSGLKSEDAKNYVENLVKYMEESGVWKDSELSIAKLASQTSISKHQLSEVLNEYLGKNFYVFVNEYRVEYAKQLLMKKEYGNWSIIAIAYECGFNSKTAFNIFFKKHTQQTPSEFRRLVMSSSPEKVM from the coding sequence ATGGATTTAATATTGTCATACATCGGATTTTCGCAATCAATTTTTGCAATAATATTAATCTTGACGAAAAGACCAATTAAAATTGCATCTGTGATACTTTGCGTGTTGTTGTTGGTTTTTGCTCTTACCTTTGGGTTTGATATTCTTCAAAATTATGACATAGTGCCTACAAGAAGATGGTTTTTGTCGTTGGGTCTCAGGATGATGTGTGCGCCATTGATTTATTTGTACACCAAGTATATTACCAAAGATTTCAGCAAATTTAATCCGTCTGATTACTTACATATCCTGCCTTCATTATCTTTGATATTAGTGTTTTTTATATTGAAACTCCAGCCGGAAAATAATTTGATTTCTGCCGAGTTGTTTTATGATAAATACAAATGGTTGAGAATGATTTACGGTTGGATTTTTATTTCACTCATAGTGTATTATGTAGTGGCAGCCTTGAGAATTGTAATCCGATTCAAAAAACAAATTAAAGACAACTATTCCTTTAATTCCTATAAAATAAGTTTGGATTGGCTATTGGTAATGATAGTTTTGTTCGTCTTTTTAATATTATTGATCATAATTAGCAGTGTATTGTATGAACAAGGCAAGATTAATACCAATGTATTTATTTTTAGACATATCTTGGAACTTTTCAATGTTTACGCATTGAGTATTTGGGGGTTTCATCAAAAACAATTGATTTCGGGCGACGTAACGGATTCAGATTCCGAATCTGGTGTTGATATTGAAGAGTCTTCCTCCGGAAAGTATGTCAAATCAGGATTGAAGAGCGAGGATGCGAAAAACTATGTGGAAAATCTCGTAAAATATATGGAGGAATCCGGGGTGTGGAAGGATAGTGAATTGTCTATTGCCAAATTGGCATCGCAAACCTCCATTTCCAAGCATCAATTGTCCGAGGTTCTTAATGAATACCTGGGCAAGAACTTTTATGTTTTTGTAAACGAGTATAGAGTGGAATATGCAAAGCAATTATTGATGAAAAAAGAATACGGCAATTGGTCAATTATTGCAATAGCCTACGAATGTGGTTTCAATTCCAAGACCGCATTCAACATATTTTTCAAAAAGCATACCCAACAGACCCCGAGTGAATTTAGAAGGCTTGTCATGTCCAGTTCCCCCGAAAAAGTGATGTAG
- a CDS encoding efflux RND transporter permease subunit, with protein sequence MSITELSIKRPLLITVIFVTMILFGWISYNQLDYNLLPKFEANVISVQTIYRGASSDEIQNSVTKPVEEAVSTIEGVSSVSAISQEGVSVVTIELKSGFEMNKAQRDAERKINEIKAKLPLNADEPLVRKFSTDELPILRISATSNLGESQLYDLVDNKIKPLLQNVSGVGQVTLIGGNEREIQVTLDNDKLQVYGISSNQVNQILANSNTSYPAGSVESSSSRFSIRLDAKTSKVADMRNLIIKENADGSRILLKDVAVITDAQTEPTTINRINGKSGIGIQINKQADANAVDVSQDVKSKLENIKKQYAKQGFNYIIAADQSVYTLASADAVMHDLFLAILIVGGVMLLFLHSLRSSLFVLVAIPSAMIPTFILMYVFGFSLNLMTLMGLSLVVGILVDDSIVVLENIYRHMEMGKDKVKASLEGRSEIGFTAMAITLVDVVVFVPLSFAGGLIGNILREFALVVVFSTLMSLFVSFTLTPLLTSKWGKLEVLKKNSLWGRLSMSFENFMDRLKEEYGHILVWTLSHKRWVLGGIFVLMMGSFTLLGKGFIGTSFSSNGDRGEFTIQLETSVQTPLYQTNQGVKQVEKLLFSHPEVVKVFTNVGLQSGTTGGSSETSNVAELTVILVDKEERGISTEDFGTKIRNEATKIPGVKVSILPTTIAGTTSLPIQIAVKGTDMDSIWKGARLVREIVASTAGTDYVEFSTKSPKSEISIDLNRERISQYGLTIPEVGNAVQLAFRGNDETKYKENGEEYPINLTLEKGDRMNIESVRKLTIKNNSGAIVRLDQIAEVKEILGQAVLERTDKLNTIKVTSAAVGRPSGTIVADIQKKMETVVLPQGVTLDYLGDAKNQKEAFGSLGFAMLLGILLVYLIMVALYESVVYPFVVLFSIPVAIIGALLALALSMETLSIFAIVGLIMLLGLVAKNGILIVDFTNQLKSEGLPVKEALVEAGKERLRPILMTTIAMIVGMLPIALAHGAGAEVKNGMAWVIIGGLTSSLLLTLVLVPAMYLIIERMRLKVNGWFSKKEVVDNQKVEITVEA encoded by the coding sequence ATGTCAATTACAGAATTATCCATTAAGCGACCGTTACTGATTACTGTAATCTTTGTTACAATGATACTCTTTGGGTGGATTAGTTACAATCAACTGGATTACAATCTCTTGCCAAAATTTGAGGCGAATGTAATATCGGTGCAGACAATATACAGAGGAGCATCATCAGACGAGATTCAGAATAGTGTAACCAAACCCGTGGAAGAAGCCGTTTCCACCATTGAGGGGGTCAGCAGTGTTTCCGCGATATCCCAGGAAGGGGTTTCGGTAGTGACAATTGAGCTGAAATCAGGTTTTGAGATGAACAAGGCACAAAGAGATGCCGAACGTAAAATCAACGAGATTAAAGCCAAGTTGCCTTTGAATGCAGATGAACCCTTGGTTCGAAAATTTAGTACCGATGAATTGCCTATACTTCGCATCAGTGCCACCAGTAATTTGGGCGAATCCCAGTTGTATGATCTAGTGGACAACAAGATAAAACCGTTGCTGCAAAATGTGTCAGGCGTGGGACAGGTAACCTTGATTGGAGGTAATGAAAGGGAAATTCAGGTAACACTTGATAATGACAAGTTGCAAGTATATGGAATTTCTTCAAATCAAGTAAACCAGATATTAGCCAATAGCAACACTTCATATCCAGCAGGTAGTGTGGAATCAAGCAGTAGTCGTTTCTCGATCAGGCTTGATGCAAAAACTTCAAAAGTGGCCGACATGCGTAACCTGATCATAAAGGAAAATGCCGATGGGAGTCGAATATTGTTGAAAGATGTTGCCGTTATTACCGATGCCCAAACAGAGCCGACAACAATTAATCGCATCAATGGTAAATCAGGGATTGGTATCCAGATTAACAAACAAGCAGATGCCAATGCCGTGGATGTAAGTCAAGATGTAAAATCCAAATTGGAGAATATTAAAAAACAATATGCCAAACAAGGGTTTAATTATATAATTGCTGCTGACCAGTCCGTATATACTTTGGCATCGGCAGATGCGGTTATGCACGACTTGTTTTTGGCAATTTTAATCGTGGGAGGAGTGATGTTGCTCTTTTTGCATAGTTTACGCAGTTCCTTGTTTGTTTTGGTGGCCATTCCATCGGCTATGATACCGACATTTATTCTGATGTATGTTTTTGGTTTTTCACTGAATTTGATGACATTGATGGGGCTTTCCTTAGTGGTTGGTATTTTGGTTGATGACAGTATCGTTGTTCTTGAGAATATTTACCGTCATATGGAAATGGGTAAAGACAAGGTAAAAGCCTCGCTGGAAGGGCGTAGTGAAATTGGTTTTACTGCCATGGCCATTACATTGGTTGACGTCGTTGTTTTTGTGCCGCTTTCTTTTGCTGGAGGATTGATAGGTAATATTCTTCGTGAGTTTGCTCTTGTGGTCGTTTTTTCCACCTTAATGAGTTTGTTCGTGTCATTTACATTAACTCCATTGTTGACATCAAAGTGGGGTAAACTGGAAGTGTTGAAGAAGAATTCGTTATGGGGCAGGTTAAGCATGAGTTTTGAGAACTTTATGGATCGATTAAAAGAAGAATATGGTCATATTTTGGTCTGGACGTTGAGTCATAAAAGATGGGTTTTGGGGGGTATTTTTGTTTTGATGATGGGTTCGTTTACTTTGTTGGGTAAAGGATTTATCGGGACTTCTTTTTCCAGTAATGGAGACAGGGGAGAATTTACCATACAATTGGAAACCTCGGTCCAGACTCCTTTGTATCAAACGAATCAAGGAGTAAAGCAGGTGGAAAAACTGTTGTTTTCACATCCTGAAGTTGTCAAAGTTTTTACCAATGTGGGGTTGCAGAGCGGAACAACCGGTGGAAGTTCGGAAACAAGCAATGTTGCGGAACTGACGGTAATATTGGTAGATAAAGAAGAACGTGGAATTTCCACGGAAGATTTTGGAACAAAAATCAGAAATGAAGCCACTAAAATACCGGGTGTAAAAGTAAGTATTTTGCCAACTACAATCGCTGGTACTACCTCGCTTCCAATACAGATAGCCGTTAAGGGTACGGATATGGATTCTATTTGGAAAGGTGCGAGATTGGTACGTGAAATTGTGGCTTCCACTGCGGGTACCGATTATGTGGAGTTCAGTACCAAAAGTCCCAAATCTGAAATTTCCATTGATTTGAACAGGGAACGCATATCTCAATATGGTTTAACGATACCGGAGGTTGGTAACGCCGTGCAATTGGCTTTCCGAGGGAATGATGAAACAAAATATAAGGAAAATGGCGAGGAATATCCAATCAATTTAACCTTGGAAAAGGGGGATAGAATGAATATTGAAAGCGTCAGGAAACTTACCATTAAAAACAATAGTGGGGCAATCGTCAGGCTGGACCAAATCGCGGAAGTTAAGGAAATACTGGGGCAGGCGGTACTTGAAAGAACCGATAAATTGAACACGATTAAAGTGACATCGGCTGCTGTGGGTCGTCCTAGCGGTACCATAGTTGCCGACATCCAGAAAAAAATGGAAACGGTGGTTTTGCCGCAGGGGGTAACATTGGATTATCTTGGCGATGCCAAGAACCAGAAAGAAGCCTTCGGAAGTTTGGGCTTTGCCATGCTGTTGGGGATTCTTTTGGTCTATCTCATTATGGTGGCTTTGTATGAAAGCGTTGTTTATCCGTTTGTTGTACTGTTTTCCATACCGGTAGCCATTATTGGTGCACTGCTGGCACTGGCTTTGTCTATGGAGACCTTGTCTATTTTTGCAATTGTTGGTTTAATCATGCTTCTGGGACTTGTGGCCAAGAATGGAATTTTAATCGTGGACTTCACCAATCAGTTAAAAAGCGAAGGACTTCCTGTCAAAGAAGCATTGGTGGAGGCTGGAAAGGAACGTTTACGTCCCATATTGATGACCACGATTGCCATGATTGTGGGTATGTTGCCCATAGCGCTGGCGCACGGAGCTGGTGCCGAGGTAAAAAATGGCATGGCCTGGGTTATTATTGGTGGATTGACCAGTTCTTTACTGTTGACACTGGTTTTGGTTCCGGCAATGTACTTGATTATCGAAAGAATGAGATTGAAAGTCAACGGATGGTTTTCAAAGAAAGAAGTTGTGGACAATCAAAAGGTGGAAATCACGGTTGAAGCATAA
- a CDS encoding GbsR/MarR family transcriptional regulator yields the protein MQLSEEKLKLIEELGMHFEKSGTQPAASRIFALLIIADNNELTFDEIYGILNMSKSAASNAINLLIDTHRVEFFTKPGERKRYFRCKIKSLNEGVEKTIESMNFFNSILKKVLEQRSNETKEFNKGLEDVISYLDFMRMELPALFEKWENLKK from the coding sequence ATGCAATTATCTGAAGAAAAATTGAAATTAATCGAAGAACTGGGAATGCATTTCGAAAAATCTGGGACGCAACCGGCCGCATCGAGAATATTTGCCTTGTTGATAATTGCGGATAATAATGAACTCACGTTTGATGAAATATATGGAATCTTGAATATGAGTAAAAGTGCTGCAAGCAATGCGATTAACTTGTTGATTGATACCCATAGAGTTGAATTTTTCACGAAGCCGGGTGAAAGAAAAAGATATTTTCGTTGTAAAATAAAATCTTTAAATGAAGGTGTCGAAAAGACAATTGAAAGCATGAATTTTTTTAACTCAATTTTGAAAAAAGTATTGGAGCAGCGTTCCAATGAAACTAAAGAATTCAATAAGGGACTTGAGGATGTTATCAGTTATCTTGATTTTATGAGAATGGAACTGCCTGCTTTGTTTGAAAAATGGGAAAATCTTAAAAAATAA
- a CDS encoding IS1182 family transposase → MKFKHYNQQQTVLLPYSFDDLIPEKHPVRVVDQVVESINIQPLLKAYSKEGNPGYHPKMLLKVMLYAYMTNVYSSRKIELALRENINFMWLTSMTIVDHNTINRFRSNKLKDSFKEIFKQVVLMLASEGLITLKQIYTDGTKIEAQAGRYTFVWGKSIKTNKAKMLTQLEDLWNYAQSIDNDDDPNPEPTEFKEISKEVIEQTVAKIDAKLSGNEKASSKAKAKLRYIKNNFVANLEKYQQQEAILGQRNSYSKTDKEATFMRMKEDHMLNGQLKPAYNTQISTENQIIVHYTIHQNPTDTKTLKPHLEDFEQTFGKEALQELEEITADAGYGSEENYDYLEEKELTAYVKYNTFDKEQDKNYQKKQKPFSKENLYYNPEGDYYVCPMGQKMHKTHQSKRTTEAGYQQSLSHYQAKNCEGCPLRGQCFKAKGNRSIERNHNLERHKQRTRELLLSETGIQKRKQRTADVEPVFAQLKHNNGFRRFSLKGLQKVELEFGLMALGHNLRKKIAA, encoded by the coding sequence ATGAAATTCAAGCATTACAACCAACAGCAAACGGTACTTTTACCTTATTCGTTTGACGATTTGATTCCAGAGAAACATCCTGTTCGAGTAGTTGACCAAGTTGTGGAGTCAATTAACATCCAACCACTTTTAAAAGCTTACAGCAAAGAAGGCAATCCAGGCTATCATCCAAAGATGTTGCTCAAAGTGATGTTGTATGCTTATATGACCAATGTCTATTCTTCCCGCAAAATAGAACTTGCCCTTCGTGAGAACATCAACTTTATGTGGTTGACTTCCATGACCATTGTGGATCACAATACCATTAACCGATTTAGAAGCAACAAGCTAAAAGACAGCTTTAAAGAAATTTTCAAACAAGTGGTGTTGATGCTGGCATCGGAAGGATTGATCACTTTAAAGCAAATCTATACCGATGGCACAAAAATAGAAGCCCAAGCAGGTCGCTACACTTTTGTTTGGGGCAAAAGCATCAAAACCAACAAAGCCAAAATGTTGACCCAGTTGGAAGATTTATGGAACTATGCCCAAAGCATTGATAACGATGACGACCCCAATCCAGAACCAACCGAATTTAAGGAAATCAGTAAAGAAGTAATCGAACAAACCGTTGCCAAGATTGATGCCAAGCTCTCGGGAAACGAAAAAGCCAGCTCCAAGGCAAAAGCCAAATTGCGTTACATCAAAAATAATTTTGTCGCCAATTTAGAAAAATACCAGCAGCAAGAAGCCATTCTTGGGCAGCGCAACAGCTACAGTAAAACCGACAAGGAAGCCACCTTTATGCGTATGAAAGAAGACCACATGCTAAACGGACAACTCAAACCAGCTTACAACACCCAAATATCAACAGAGAATCAAATCATCGTTCATTACACCATCCACCAAAATCCAACCGATACCAAAACCCTGAAGCCTCATTTAGAAGATTTTGAACAAACCTTTGGAAAAGAAGCTCTCCAGGAATTGGAAGAAATAACAGCCGATGCAGGTTATGGCAGTGAAGAAAACTATGATTATCTGGAAGAAAAAGAGCTTACAGCTTACGTGAAATACAATACTTTTGACAAAGAGCAAGACAAAAATTACCAAAAAAAGCAGAAGCCGTTCAGCAAAGAAAATCTTTATTACAATCCAGAAGGAGATTACTACGTGTGTCCGATGGGACAAAAAATGCACAAAACACACCAAAGCAAGCGCACCACAGAAGCGGGTTATCAACAATCTTTGAGTCATTACCAAGCCAAGAACTGCGAGGGTTGTCCACTGCGAGGGCAATGCTTTAAAGCCAAGGGAAACAGGAGTATCGAGCGAAACCACAATCTTGAAAGGCACAAACAAAGGACAAGAGAATTGCTTTTAAGTGAAACGGGAATCCAGAAAAGAAAACAACGCACTGCCGATGTAGAACCGGTGTTTGCCCAACTCAAACACAACAATGGATTTAGACGATTTTCTCTAAAAGGACTGCAAAAAGTAGAATTAGAGTTCGGATTAATGGCTTTAGGTCACAACCTAAGAAAGAAAATTGCAGCTTAA